Proteins co-encoded in one Capsicum annuum cultivar UCD-10X-F1 chromosome 9, UCD10Xv1.1, whole genome shotgun sequence genomic window:
- the LOC124887046 gene encoding uncharacterized protein LOC124887046 produces MKIEFKHVPRIQNEFVDALATLSSMIQYSDKNYIDPIKVDTHNQHAYCFHVDEEPDGKSWYYDIKRLFDAGENPENATSKQERTLKRMVNDFFLNKKIPYRRTPDLRLLQCVDATEATRLLEKIHAGTCGPT; encoded by the coding sequence ATGAAGATTGAGTTCAAACATGTCCCTCGAATTCAAAatgagtttgttgatgccttGGCGACACTATCTTCAATGATCCAGTATTCAGATAAGAATTACATCGATCCCATTAAGGTGGATACACACAATCAACATGCATACTGTTTCCATGTGGATGAAGAACCAGATGGAAAGTCGTGGTACTACGACATCAAAAGGTTGTTCGACGCAGGGGAAAATCCAGAAAATGCTACTAGTAAGCAGGAGAGGACTTTAAAAAGGATGGTCAATGACTTTTTCCTCAATAAGAAAATCCCGTATAGAAGGACTCCGGACTTAAGATTGTTACAATGTGTCGATGCCACAGAAGCCACAAGATTATTAGAGAAAATACACGCAGGAACTTGCGGCCCCACATGA